A single window of Caldicellulosiruptor bescii DSM 6725 DNA harbors:
- the pilM gene encoding type IV pilus biogenesis protein PilM, which produces MSEKVVVEIGKNYIRVVEGKYHNEVIEIDRFFEKNLDDNIIREDIKVDDVLLQIELRSFFNQNKVGKKNVNVIFSGISNILIRELEMPYVTDDKVYNMICHEARQYFPINIDNYVLDYKQLRIFDEGKIKKQKVLIVGVHRFLIEGVINAFRNSGIKISKIDIEPNSIVKLFKIERKLNKQTDDNSYLIANITRNGVSTSVVANNELCATKLFPLVQLEEMFKENSEQSYDYEFSYIEDLISESIIKFYDFVRTREEPITNIKKVYLTGEVCQHIDISDILKKRINMDVELVSGFKSIKKIGTQEKSVMFSYVTVFSGLI; this is translated from the coding sequence GTGAGCGAAAAAGTTGTTGTTGAGATTGGAAAAAACTACATTAGAGTGGTTGAGGGGAAATATCACAATGAGGTAATTGAAATTGATAGATTTTTTGAAAAAAATCTTGACGATAATATAATTAGAGAAGATATTAAAGTTGATGATGTACTTTTGCAGATAGAGCTTAGAAGCTTTTTCAATCAAAATAAGGTTGGTAAGAAAAATGTGAATGTAATATTTTCAGGGATTTCTAACATTTTGATAAGAGAACTGGAGATGCCTTATGTTACCGATGACAAAGTCTACAATATGATATGCCATGAGGCAAGACAATATTTCCCAATTAACATAGATAATTATGTACTTGATTATAAGCAATTAAGAATATTTGATGAAGGAAAAATTAAAAAGCAAAAGGTACTAATTGTTGGTGTACATAGATTCTTAATCGAAGGAGTAATAAATGCTTTTAGAAATTCAGGAATAAAAATATCTAAGATTGATATTGAACCAAATTCTATTGTCAAATTATTCAAAATTGAAAGAAAGCTGAATAAACAAACAGATGATAATTCATATTTAATAGCAAATATCACCCGAAACGGGGTTTCTACATCAGTTGTTGCAAATAACGAGCTCTGTGCCACAAAACTTTTTCCGCTTGTTCAGCTCGAAGAGATGTTTAAGGAAAATTCAGAACAATCTTATGATTATGAATTTAGCTATATTGAGGATCTTATTTCTGAAAGTATAATCAAGTTTTATGACTTTGTACGAACGAGAGAAGAACCGATAACGAATATTAAAAAAGTATATCTAACAGGAGAGGTATGTCAACATATTGATATCAGTGATATTTTAAAAAAGAGAATTAATATGGATGTAGAACTTGTAAGCGGGTTTAAGTCTATCAAGAAAATTGGAACACAAGAAAAAAGTGTAATGTTTAGTTATGTAACAGTTTTCAGTGGGTTAATCTAA
- a CDS encoding prepilin-type N-terminal cleavage/methylation domain-containing protein, whose amino-acid sequence MRFNLEIKSITKLKGLTLVELIIAVVIVAIILGAIYSFFIQNFKVAQENINIARIEGEAKRLNDQVKQWLSMSDQSTIKYMVVGTTKQVIMDVYQNDLPALTARPDFRIKLIYDSNSRSISIEKIYLTSSSGSSVPSPAAFIFLNGLVERFDCVYVSDLKIVIEYEVVINKRGANRITRVYKVEHVFRNF is encoded by the coding sequence ATGAGATTTAATTTAGAAATAAAAAGCATTACAAAATTAAAGGGTTTAACCCTAGTTGAGTTAATAATAGCTGTTGTAATTGTAGCAATCATACTCGGTGCAATTTATTCCTTTTTTATTCAGAACTTTAAAGTTGCACAGGAGAACATTAATATAGCAAGGATTGAAGGTGAAGCGAAAAGATTGAATGATCAGGTAAAACAATGGCTGTCAATGTCTGACCAGTCTACTATTAAGTATATGGTTGTTGGTACAACTAAACAAGTAATAATGGATGTTTATCAAAATGATTTGCCAGCACTAACTGCACGACCTGATTTTAGAATTAAGCTTATATATGATTCAAATTCAAGGAGCATTAGCATTGAAAAGATTTATTTGACATCCTCAAGTGGTTCTTCGGTTCCGTCACCTGCAGCGTTTATCTTCTTAAATGGTCTTGTAGAAAGATTTGATTGTGTCTATGTTTCAGATTTGAAGATAGTAATAGAATATGAGGTTGTAATAAATAAACGTGGAGCTAACCGAATAACCAGAGTGTACAAAGTTGAACATGTTTTTAGGAATTTTTAG
- a CDS encoding type II secretion system F family protein: MPEFVYKAVDSNGKNVEGTILADTIELAAESLKRRQLYIIDLREKGVWQKDISVQLRKKIPIKDLAVFCRQFATMLMAGIPMVSALDVIAEQFKDRYFGKVLEDIHKKVQSGSMLSRALAEKAECFPSILVNMIEAGEMSGSVDQALDRMATHFEKELKLRQKIINALIYPAIVILVAIGVLIIMLTFVVPTFVGIFSELNVELPATTRFIISSSNFMRNNFILIIIVCILLVVAYNVIRKTDKGGFYIDKFKLQIPVIGKIILGQIVTRFTRTLGTMTAAGVSIVIALETTKNVMTNVFVEKKFEEVIERVQRGEGLSYPIAEVGIFPRLVEIMIRTGEESGNLEYMLNKAADYYENEVENQVTRLTSIFEPIMIVLLAIMVGFLLASIILPIFKLYGSVGA; this comes from the coding sequence ATGCCAGAGTTTGTTTACAAAGCGGTAGATAGCAATGGTAAAAATGTTGAGGGGACAATATTGGCAGACACAATTGAGCTTGCAGCAGAAAGTCTTAAGAGACGTCAGCTGTATATAATAGACTTGAGAGAAAAAGGAGTATGGCAGAAAGATATATCAGTTCAGTTGCGAAAAAAGATACCTATAAAAGACTTAGCAGTGTTTTGTCGCCAGTTTGCAACAATGCTTATGGCGGGTATACCAATGGTAAGTGCATTAGATGTCATTGCTGAGCAGTTTAAAGACAGATATTTTGGAAAGGTATTAGAGGATATACATAAGAAAGTGCAAAGTGGGTCAATGTTGTCGAGAGCGTTGGCAGAAAAAGCTGAATGTTTTCCATCAATTTTGGTAAACATGATTGAAGCTGGTGAGATGTCAGGTTCTGTTGATCAGGCACTTGACAGGATGGCTACCCACTTTGAAAAAGAGTTAAAATTACGTCAGAAAATTATAAATGCCTTGATATACCCGGCAATTGTTATTCTTGTAGCAATAGGTGTATTGATAATAATGCTTACATTTGTTGTACCCACTTTTGTAGGGATTTTTAGCGAACTTAATGTTGAACTGCCTGCAACCACAAGGTTCATAATCTCCAGCTCCAATTTTATGAGAAACAATTTTATTTTAATAATAATAGTATGCATTTTGTTAGTGGTAGCTTACAATGTAATTAGAAAAACCGACAAAGGTGGATTTTATATTGATAAGTTCAAACTTCAAATTCCAGTCATAGGTAAGATTATCCTTGGGCAAATTGTAACAAGGTTTACAAGAACGCTTGGCACGATGACAGCAGCTGGTGTTAGTATAGTGATAGCTCTTGAGACAACAAAAAATGTCATGACAAATGTATTTGTTGAGAAGAAGTTTGAAGAAGTTATCGAAAGGGTACAGAGGGGAGAGGGTTTGAGTTATCCTATTGCTGAGGTGGGGATTTTCCCAAGGCTTGTTGAAATTATGATAAGAACCGGGGAAGAAAGTGGTAATTTGGAATACATGCTTAACAAAGCAGCAGATTACTATGAGAATGAAGTTGAAAATCAGGTAACAAGGCTAACATCAATATTTGAGCCAATAATGATTGTGTTGCTTGCTATCATGGTTGGTTTCTTGCTGGCTTCAATAATCTTGCCGATATTCAAATTGTATGGAAGCGTTGGTGCGTAA
- a CDS encoding type II secretion system protein: MKRKGFTLIEVVVVVAILGVIIAIAVPQVLKNINKARKSADIQNARHIAYAFYLFEEDSGKSLNVLIPDNNFHKIDSDVVSLSPPYSIKLSDYISGGVPKPVYRRSYYFYYKLDSVLRVYSGDGTNFYELFPNVDPGY; the protein is encoded by the coding sequence TTGAAAAGAAAAGGATTTACCTTAATTGAGGTGGTGGTAGTGGTTGCTATCCTGGGTGTGATTATTGCTATAGCCGTTCCCCAGGTTTTAAAGAATATAAATAAGGCAAGAAAGTCAGCCGATATACAAAATGCAAGGCATATTGCATATGCGTTTTACCTTTTCGAGGAAGATAGCGGGAAAAGTTTAAATGTGCTGATACCTGATAACAATTTTCACAAAATTGACTCAGATGTTGTAAGTTTAAGTCCTCCATATAGTATAAAGCTCAGCGATTATATTTCAGGAGGCGTGCCAAAACCAGTTTACCGGCGTTCCTACTATTTCTACTATAAACTTGATAGTGTGCTAAGAGTTTATAGTGGTGATGGAACAAACTTTTATGAGCTTTTTCCAAATGTTGATCCTGGTTACTAA
- a CDS encoding prepilin peptidase, translating to MLEAIVGTLGLVIGSFLNVCIYRIPRGESIIFPSSHCPNCGKRIRWFDLIPVLSFIILKGKCRYCKSPISPLYPAVETVCCLLAIASARVYGLSVSAFLLFLIGCILIYISVVDFKTYEMCVTSILLLAILKFGFEVSLKGVSKTSMTFVVLGPILNALLVGLIYLFTRGYAMGLGDVLLLMAGGVGFTIRQAIVCNFVAFFIAFLYVLGLKFIQSILKGNKKKREIPFGPFISTGIFVSTVAGERIADLYYQLIIVR from the coding sequence ATGTTAGAGGCAATAGTGGGAACGTTGGGATTGGTTATTGGTAGCTTCCTGAATGTATGCATATACAGAATACCTCGAGGGGAATCAATTATATTCCCCTCGAGTCATTGTCCAAATTGTGGAAAAAGGATAAGATGGTTTGATTTAATCCCTGTCTTAAGCTTTATTATCCTGAAAGGGAAGTGCAGGTATTGCAAAAGTCCAATTTCACCTTTATACCCGGCTGTTGAAACTGTGTGTTGTTTGCTTGCAATAGCAAGCGCAAGAGTGTATGGTTTGAGTGTATCAGCTTTTTTATTATTTTTGATAGGCTGTATCCTGATATACATTTCAGTTGTAGATTTCAAAACTTACGAGATGTGCGTAACAAGTATTCTTTTGCTTGCCATTTTAAAGTTTGGGTTTGAGGTGAGTTTAAAAGGGGTTTCAAAAACCTCAATGACGTTTGTGGTGCTTGGACCAATTTTAAATGCGCTTTTGGTAGGGCTTATATACTTATTTACCCGTGGTTATGCAATGGGGTTAGGGGATGTTTTGCTTTTGATGGCAGGAGGTGTAGGATTTACAATAAGACAGGCAATTGTGTGCAATTTCGTTGCATTTTTTATAGCATTTTTATATGTTTTAGGTTTGAAGTTTATTCAAAGCATTTTAAAGGGAAACAAGAAAAAGAGGGAGATTCCGTTTGGTCCGTTTATATCAACTGGCATATTTGTGTCAACAGTGGCAGGTGAAAGGATTGCTGATCTTTACTATCAGCTAATAATAGTGAGGTAG
- a CDS encoding GspE/PulE family protein: MPSERKRIGDVLVEAKIITPQQLEEALKIQKQTNKKLGEILVEKGYITEDELIEILEFQLGIPHIKLDVYPIDPKAVEMISESIARRHTVLPVSFDEDGNLIVAMADPLNIFAMEDIEIYSGRRVRPRIAKASDIKRAIERFYGKQEALKAAEELQKESSEKDSQAKRATITPRFQLGLEDGTEGPIVRLVNSIFEQAITSRASDIHIEPFENEIKVRYRIDGVLYDVLKLDIGILSSLVARIKIIGNMDIAEKRIPQDGRTTYIFSDKIYDMRISSLPCVYGEKIVVRVIDKSAFVRSKAELGLTEEDEEKFNKLIAAPHGIILVCGPTGSGKSTTLYTILNELNTGTRNIITVEDPVESTIEGINQVEVNTKAGLTFAAALRSILRQDPDIIMIGEIRDRETADMAIRAAITGHLVLSTIHTNDAASAITRLVDMGIENFLISSSLVGVISQRLVRKLCSYCKEPYEPSEEEKILLDIKQDENVKLYRKRGCHICDRKGYYGRTGVYEILIVTKELRKLINKKDVSSEEIKELAVKQGMKTLRQACRERVLNGITSVEEYLKITYALE; the protein is encoded by the coding sequence TTGCCAAGTGAAAGAAAGAGAATTGGAGATGTTTTAGTAGAGGCAAAGATAATTACACCTCAGCAACTGGAAGAAGCACTTAAAATTCAAAAGCAGACCAATAAAAAATTAGGCGAGATACTGGTTGAGAAAGGCTATATAACAGAAGATGAGCTAATAGAGATTTTAGAATTTCAGTTAGGGATACCTCACATAAAATTAGATGTATATCCAATTGATCCTAAGGCTGTTGAAATGATTTCTGAGTCAATTGCACGAAGGCATACCGTTTTGCCAGTAAGTTTTGACGAAGATGGTAACTTAATTGTAGCAATGGCTGATCCTCTCAACATATTTGCAATGGAGGATATTGAGATTTATTCAGGCAGAAGAGTGCGACCACGAATTGCCAAGGCATCCGATATTAAACGTGCAATTGAAAGATTCTATGGTAAGCAAGAAGCTTTAAAAGCAGCTGAAGAGTTGCAAAAAGAAAGTAGCGAAAAGGACAGCCAAGCCAAAAGAGCTACTATTACTCCTCGATTCCAACTTGGTTTGGAAGATGGAACTGAAGGACCTATTGTAAGGCTTGTCAATTCGATTTTTGAACAAGCTATTACATCGCGTGCAAGCGACATTCATATTGAACCGTTTGAGAACGAGATAAAAGTGAGATACAGAATAGATGGTGTATTGTATGATGTGTTGAAGTTAGATATTGGGATATTATCATCATTGGTGGCAAGAATTAAAATTATAGGTAATATGGACATTGCGGAAAAGAGAATACCCCAGGATGGGCGAACGACTTACATTTTTTCGGATAAAATATATGACATGAGAATCTCCTCTTTACCATGTGTTTATGGTGAAAAGATAGTTGTGCGTGTAATAGACAAAAGTGCATTTGTGCGTTCTAAAGCTGAGCTTGGCTTGACTGAAGAGGACGAAGAGAAATTTAACAAGCTGATTGCTGCGCCACATGGAATAATCTTGGTATGTGGTCCTACCGGTAGTGGTAAATCTACTACGCTTTATACTATTTTAAACGAACTTAATACAGGAACACGCAACATAATAACTGTTGAGGATCCTGTCGAAAGTACCATAGAAGGTATTAATCAAGTAGAGGTCAATACCAAAGCAGGGCTAACATTTGCAGCGGCGCTGAGATCAATCTTGCGACAGGACCCAGATATAATTATGATTGGTGAGATCCGAGACAGAGAGACAGCTGACATGGCAATCAGGGCTGCTATTACAGGACATTTAGTGTTGTCAACCATTCATACAAATGATGCAGCAAGTGCAATTACAAGGTTGGTTGACATGGGGATAGAAAACTTTTTGATAAGCTCGTCGTTGGTAGGGGTAATATCACAGAGATTGGTAAGAAAACTGTGTTCATATTGTAAAGAGCCTTATGAGCCATCAGAGGAAGAAAAAATTCTTCTTGACATAAAGCAAGATGAGAATGTAAAATTATACAGAAAGAGAGGATGTCATATATGTGATAGAAAAGGTTACTATGGTAGAACAGGTGTATATGAAATTCTGATTGTGACAAAAGAGTTGAGAAAACTTATAAACAAAAAAGATGTCAGCAGTGAGGAAATAAAGGAACTTGCTGTCAAACAGGGGATGAAGACACTGCGACAAGCTTGCAGAGAGAGAGTTTTGAATGGAATTACATCAGTTGAAGAATATCTGAAGATTACTTACGCACTTGAATAG
- a CDS encoding prepilin-type N-terminal cleavage/methylation domain-containing protein has protein sequence MMAWLVKQVNSKHKGFTLIEMVIVVAIIAILIAIAVPQVLKQINKSKIEADKANAKNIATAIQQWVSEGNVLNDTTDWVKIENKVPVSTGNGIVDYLGSGLPKTKLKNGDFYYKYDGTNQVLRIGAENSSGTIVELYPSPDPNYK, from the coding sequence ATGATGGCTTGGCTTGTAAAGCAGGTTAACAGCAAGCACAAAGGTTTTACATTAATTGAGATGGTTATAGTTGTTGCGATAATTGCAATCTTGATTGCAATTGCGGTACCTCAAGTATTAAAACAGATAAACAAGTCAAAAATTGAGGCTGATAAGGCAAATGCAAAGAATATTGCAACAGCTATTCAGCAGTGGGTTTCAGAGGGAAATGTGTTGAATGATACAACTGACTGGGTGAAAATAGAAAATAAAGTCCCTGTTAGCACTGGTAACGGTATAGTAGATTACTTGGGCAGTGGACTTCCAAAGACAAAATTAAAAAATGGAGATTTTTATTATAAATATGATGGGACTAATCAAGTATTGAGAATAGGTGCTGAAAATTCTTCTGGTACTATTGTGGAGCTCTATCCGTCTCCAGATCCAAACTACAAGTAA
- a CDS encoding prepilin-type N-terminal cleavage/methylation domain-containing protein, with amino-acid sequence MKCRGFSLSEMIIVIVIIAILIAIGIPAYLSSVRRAEVRNIANGLSDMISILYEYEDKEAVYYKYFVKINNYVIPDPTTGERCLQIQLIKYVGGTETVLKELKSKAVELNSDIIVTGAGAVATYLYYDKNGTLWRFSGSPGLRANESHYQNANKELVVQIRGATSGYQKRVIIKALPPGSVEVK; translated from the coding sequence ATGAAATGTAGGGGATTTTCTCTTAGTGAAATGATAATTGTAATAGTTATAATTGCTATATTAATAGCTATTGGAATACCTGCATATCTATCATCTGTTCGTCGTGCAGAAGTTCGAAATATTGCAAATGGGTTGTCAGATATGATTTCTATACTGTATGAGTACGAAGATAAAGAAGCAGTTTATTACAAATATTTTGTTAAAATTAATAATTATGTTATACCAGATCCAACAACAGGTGAAAGGTGTTTACAGATTCAACTGATAAAATATGTGGGGGGAACAGAAACAGTTTTAAAGGAATTAAAAAGCAAAGCTGTTGAGTTAAATTCTGATATAATTGTTACAGGCGCAGGAGCAGTTGCTACATATTTGTATTATGACAAAAATGGAACATTATGGCGATTCTCAGGTTCACCAGGTTTACGAGCAAACGAAAGTCATTATCAAAATGCAAATAAAGAATTAGTGGTACAAATAAGAGGGGCAACAAGTGGTTATCAGAAAAGAGTTATTATTAAAGCGTTGCCTCCGGGGAGTGTTGAAGTTAAATGA
- a CDS encoding late competence development ComFB family protein, with translation MYVIKNLMEELVQKYYEKINDELGVCKCEKCKADVMALALNRLPPRYCVTEDGKMFVKLKELEIQFEVDIIAALAAAAYVVKNNVRHEERDCSDEM, from the coding sequence ATGTATGTTATAAAAAATCTGATGGAGGAACTTGTTCAAAAATACTACGAGAAGATAAATGATGAATTGGGTGTTTGCAAATGCGAAAAATGCAAAGCCGATGTAATGGCATTGGCTTTGAATAGGCTTCCACCTCGGTATTGTGTGACTGAAGATGGTAAGATGTTTGTGAAATTAAAAGAATTAGAAATTCAATTTGAAGTAGATATAATTGCTGCGCTGGCAGCAGCGGCTTATGTTGTAAAAAATAATGTGAGACATGAAGAAAGGGATTGTAGTGATGAAATGTAG
- a CDS encoding type IV pilus twitching motility protein PilT translates to MDINSILKEAFLKEASDIHITPGVPPIYRIHGRLVRTDDSILTPEMVEEFVRQITNENQFKILEQKGEIDFSYGIKGVSRFRVNVYKQRGSYSIAFRIIPVNIPPFETLGLPPVLKEFTKLNKGLVLVTGPTGSGKSTTLASLIDIINKERDVHIITLEDPIEYLHRHNKSIINQREIGSDTLSFADALRAALREDPDVILVGEMRDLETIAIALTAAETGHLVFSTLHTIGAAKTIDRIIDVFPPYQQQQIRIQLSTVLQGVVSQQLLTRRDGKGRVVATEVMIVNPAIRNLIREAKTYQIQSIIQTHQRQGMITMEQSLIDLYKRGFITREDAFNYATDFDFMQRLLSA, encoded by the coding sequence ATGGATATTAATTCAATTCTCAAAGAAGCATTTCTCAAGGAGGCTTCAGATATACATATTACACCAGGTGTTCCTCCAATTTATCGAATACACGGCAGATTAGTACGGACAGATGATTCAATTCTGACCCCTGAGATGGTGGAGGAGTTCGTGCGACAGATCACCAACGAAAACCAGTTTAAAATTCTTGAGCAGAAAGGTGAGATAGACTTTTCTTACGGCATAAAAGGTGTAAGCAGATTTAGAGTAAATGTTTATAAACAAAGAGGGTCATATTCTATAGCTTTTAGAATAATTCCAGTAAATATACCACCATTTGAGACACTTGGTCTTCCACCAGTTTTGAAAGAATTTACAAAATTGAATAAAGGGCTTGTTTTAGTTACAGGTCCAACCGGTTCGGGTAAGTCAACAACACTAGCATCGCTGATTGACATAATCAACAAAGAAAGAGATGTGCATATAATCACATTAGAGGATCCAATAGAGTATTTGCATAGACACAACAAGAGTATTATCAATCAAAGAGAGATAGGTAGTGACACGCTCAGCTTTGCAGACGCGCTGAGGGCGGCTTTGAGAGAAGATCCTGACGTAATCCTTGTTGGTGAGATGAGAGATTTGGAGACAATTGCAATAGCTTTAACAGCTGCTGAAACAGGACACCTAGTGTTTTCCACACTTCACACAATTGGAGCGGCAAAGACAATAGACCGTATCATTGACGTTTTTCCACCGTATCAACAGCAGCAGATAAGAATTCAGCTATCAACTGTTTTGCAGGGAGTAGTGTCTCAGCAGCTTTTGACCCGTCGTGATGGTAAAGGCAGGGTTGTTGCAACAGAGGTAATGATAGTAAATCCGGCCATAAGAAACCTCATTAGGGAGGCTAAAACGTATCAGATTCAATCAATTATTCAGACGCATCAGCGACAGGGCATGATAACAATGGAGCAGTCACTCATAGACTTGTACAAACGAGGGTTTATTACCCGTGAAGATGCGTTCAACTATGCTACTGACTTTGATTTTATGCAAAGACTGCTCAGTGCATAA